A genomic window from Thioalkalivibrio sp. ALJ12 includes:
- a CDS encoding DUF6231 family protein, with protein sequence MIDIDALRRHLPRRLREGRAVLLAAGAKPPDSPPGLEQITVEDFLEHPPESRVPLVLLLDTLSALDRPTGQNLLGGLRDRWADEVLILHRLDDERWGLNEFLALGFRRDPDAESAVPDHAVYRTSLYDYKLTPDWLNARFWANPGMWDKARW encoded by the coding sequence TTGATCGACATTGATGCCCTGCGCCGACATCTGCCGCGCCGCCTGCGCGAGGGCCGGGCTGTTCTGCTCGCGGCCGGGGCCAAGCCACCGGACAGCCCACCGGGGCTGGAACAGATCACCGTGGAGGACTTTCTCGAACACCCGCCCGAATCCCGCGTGCCACTGGTCCTGCTGCTGGACACCCTCAGCGCGCTGGATAGGCCGACCGGCCAGAACCTGCTCGGCGGGCTGCGGGATCGCTGGGCGGACGAGGTGCTGATCCTGCATCGGCTGGACGATGAACGCTGGGGGCTGAACGAGTTTCTTGCGCTGGGCTTTCGCCGGGACCCGGACGCCGAATCCGCCGTGCCGGATCATGCGGTCTACCGCACCAGCCTGTATGACTACAAGCTGACGCCCGACTGGCTGAATGCCCGCTTCTGGGCCAACCCGGGCATGTGGGACAAGGCGCGCTGGTAG
- a CDS encoding YdcF family protein, which produces MLASLQTIAEHLLLPPGLGIALTVLGVLLWRADWRGGRPLLALGLLALVLPSLQVVAQPLADTLEREVRDSVLATGRADAIVILGGGRWVGRAEDAGHDALNPRTHERVREGARLHRATDLPIVVSGGVPRALPGRRSEAELMAATLQQDLGVSARWLENTSRNTCENATHTRQRLQGQGVDTVLVVTQAMHLPRALECFERAGFDAYPAPAGFRGATGDPRSLRDFLPTTESIETSRFALREWLARAALPLRERQRGSSGD; this is translated from the coding sequence ATGCTCGCGTCCCTGCAAACCATTGCGGAACACCTGTTGTTGCCGCCGGGGCTGGGTATCGCCCTGACGGTGCTGGGCGTGCTGTTGTGGCGGGCCGACTGGCGTGGTGGCCGGCCGCTCCTGGCGCTGGGGCTGCTGGCGCTGGTGCTGCCCAGCCTGCAGGTCGTGGCACAGCCCCTGGCGGATACCCTCGAGCGCGAGGTGCGCGACAGCGTACTGGCGACCGGGCGGGCGGATGCGATCGTCATCCTGGGCGGTGGCCGCTGGGTGGGGCGCGCGGAGGACGCCGGACACGACGCCCTGAACCCCCGCACCCACGAGCGTGTGCGCGAGGGCGCGCGGCTGCATCGTGCCACCGATCTCCCCATTGTGGTCTCGGGCGGGGTACCGAGGGCCCTGCCCGGGCGGCGTTCGGAGGCCGAACTGATGGCCGCGACCCTGCAACAGGATCTCGGTGTCTCGGCACGCTGGCTCGAGAACACCTCGCGCAACACCTGCGAGAATGCCACGCATACACGCCAGCGCTTGCAGGGGCAGGGCGTGGATACCGTGCTGGTGGTGACCCAGGCGATGCATCTGCCGCGGGCCCTGGAGTGTTTCGAGCGCGCCGGGTTCGACGCCTACCCGGCGCCCGCCGGTTTCCGCGGTGCCACCGGTGACCCGCGTAGCCTGCGGGACTTCCTGCCCACGACCGAGTCTATCGAGACCTCGCGCTTTGCCCTGCGCGAGTGGCTGGCGCGGGCGGCGTTGCCCCTGCGCGAGCGTCAGCGCGGCAGTTCGGGAGACTGA
- a CDS encoding cation:proton antiporter, whose protein sequence is MFEIAIIVANVLLSISLVLGFWRLYLGPTLPDRVVALELIASLTIGFIAVYVISSGRTPFIDVAMVLALTAFLAAVGFARYLEKGGHREDD, encoded by the coding sequence ATGTTCGAAATCGCCATCATCGTGGCCAATGTACTGCTCAGCATCTCCCTGGTGCTGGGGTTCTGGCGTCTCTATCTCGGGCCGACGCTGCCCGATCGCGTGGTGGCGCTGGAACTGATCGCGTCCCTGACCATTGGCTTTATCGCGGTGTACGTGATCTCCAGTGGCCGGACCCCGTTTATCGACGTGGCGATGGTGCTGGCTCTGACCGCCTTCCTCGCCGCGGTCGGATTTGCCCGCTATCTCGAGAAAGGGGGGCACCGCGAAGATGATTGA
- a CDS encoding Na+/H+ antiporter subunit E, protein MIALTWNIALALIWVFLTGNFTGGNLLIGFFLGYVLLAFALRDKPAFASYARRVPKFIAFIGFFLWELFLSNLKVAYDVMTPTHHMVPGVIAFPLDAQTDGEITIVANLISLTPGTLSLDVSTDRKVLYIHVMYLEDRDAVIRSIKYLEHRALEVLR, encoded by the coding sequence ATGATCGCGCTGACCTGGAATATCGCGCTGGCCCTGATCTGGGTGTTCCTGACCGGGAACTTCACAGGGGGCAATCTGCTGATCGGGTTCTTCCTCGGCTATGTCCTGCTGGCGTTCGCGCTGCGTGACAAGCCGGCCTTCGCGAGCTACGCGCGACGGGTGCCCAAGTTCATCGCCTTCATTGGGTTCTTCCTGTGGGAGCTGTTCCTGTCGAACCTGAAGGTCGCCTACGATGTGATGACGCCGACGCACCACATGGTGCCGGGCGTGATTGCCTTTCCGCTGGATGCGCAGACCGATGGCGAGATCACGATCGTCGCGAACCTGATCTCGCTGACACCGGGCACCCTGAGCCTGGACGTCTCGACCGACCGGAAGGTGCTCTACATCCATGTAATGTACCTGGAAGACCGCGATGCGGTGATTCGGTCGATCAAGTATCTGGAACACCGGGCCCTGGAGGTCCTGCGCTAG
- a CDS encoding Na+/H+ antiporter subunit D: protein MNMSVALPVIIPLLAGALSVMFWRSHFAQRALGVLGTGAMLAATVWLLLETWENGHVVMEMGSWPAPFGIVLVSDMLAAIMVMLTGIIGFATAIYSLSGIGKMSEKFGYYPLLHLLLAGVNGAFLTGDIFNLYVWFEVMLVASFALLILGGERSQMEGAIKYVTLNLLSSMIFLTAIGLTYGLTGTLNMADIGDKLSTVEDTGLITVIAMLYLVAFGVKAAAFPFFFWLPASYHTPKVAVSALFAGLLTKVGVYALYRVFTLIFNQDVDYTHEILLWVAAATMLTGVLGAAAHYEFRRILSFHIISQIGYMIMGLALFTPLALVGGVFYIMHHIIVKANLFLISGITFVMKGTHELKLMGGVYRTNPMLGVLFLIPALSLAGLPPLSGFFAKFIIIRAGIEAEAYWAVGVALLVGLLTLYSMIKIWAEVFWKAQPEGVEGELRDVSSGPMIWMWVPVIMLALMTVAIGLYGEPIYQMAAMSAEQLLDPSQYIEAVLGESRQ from the coding sequence ATGAATATGTCCGTTGCCCTTCCGGTCATCATCCCGCTGCTCGCCGGCGCGCTGTCGGTGATGTTCTGGCGCTCGCATTTCGCGCAGCGTGCGCTGGGCGTGCTCGGCACCGGCGCCATGCTGGCGGCCACCGTCTGGCTGCTGTTGGAGACCTGGGAGAACGGCCATGTCGTGATGGAGATGGGCTCCTGGCCGGCGCCGTTCGGGATCGTGCTGGTCTCCGACATGCTGGCGGCGATCATGGTGATGCTGACTGGCATCATCGGCTTTGCGACCGCGATCTATTCGCTCTCGGGCATCGGCAAGATGTCGGAGAAGTTCGGCTACTACCCGTTGCTGCATCTGCTGCTGGCGGGCGTGAACGGCGCGTTCCTGACCGGCGACATCTTCAACCTCTATGTCTGGTTCGAGGTGATGCTGGTCGCGTCGTTTGCGCTGCTGATCCTGGGTGGCGAGCGCTCGCAGATGGAAGGGGCGATCAAGTACGTCACCCTGAACCTGCTGTCGTCGATGATCTTCCTGACTGCGATCGGCCTGACCTACGGCCTGACCGGCACGCTGAACATGGCGGATATCGGCGACAAGCTCTCCACGGTGGAGGACACCGGGCTGATCACCGTGATCGCGATGCTGTATCTGGTCGCGTTCGGGGTGAAGGCGGCGGCGTTCCCGTTCTTCTTCTGGCTGCCGGCCTCTTATCACACGCCGAAGGTCGCGGTCTCCGCGCTGTTCGCGGGCCTGCTGACCAAGGTTGGGGTGTACGCGCTGTACCGCGTGTTCACACTGATCTTCAACCAGGATGTGGACTACACCCACGAGATCCTCCTGTGGGTGGCCGCGGCCACGATGCTGACCGGCGTGCTTGGGGCGGCCGCCCACTACGAGTTCCGGCGCATTCTGTCGTTCCACATCATCAGCCAGATCGGTTACATGATCATGGGTCTGGCACTGTTCACACCGCTGGCACTGGTCGGTGGGGTGTTCTACATCATGCACCACATCATCGTGAAGGCGAATCTGTTCCTGATCAGCGGGATCACCTTCGTGATGAAGGGGACCCATGAGCTCAAACTGATGGGCGGGGTCTACCGGACGAACCCGATGCTGGGCGTGCTGTTCTTGATCCCGGCGCTGTCACTGGCGGGTCTGCCGCCACTGTCCGGGTTCTTCGCCAAGTTCATCATCATCCGCGCTGGTATCGAGGCCGAGGCCTACTGGGCGGTGGGCGTGGCTCTGCTGGTGGGTCTGCTGACGTTGTATTCGATGATCAAGATCTGGGCCGAGGTGTTCTGGAAGGCGCAGCCGGAGGGCGTCGAGGGCGAGCTCCGTGATGTCAGTTCGGGCCCGATGATCTGGATGTGGGTGCCGGTGATCATGCTGGCGCTGATGACCGTGGCCATTGGCCTGTACGGCGAGCCGATCTACCAGATGGCGGCGATGTCCGCCGAGCAGCTCCTGGATCCGTCGCAGTATATTGAGGCCGTGCTGGGAGAATCACGGCAATGA
- a CDS encoding MFS transporter, whose translation MSEPFRAAQAYEHLTHGIRENLGQFGQQLIQVFFVGLTIGMMRTVIPALAEDEFGVAEGSFMLLTAFVVAFGVVKGVLNFVAGRLSERMGRKTVLMLGWMAAIPIPFMILYAPSWSWIVAATVLLGVNQGLAWSMTQTAKMDITRGDERGFTMGMNEFSGYVGVAVAGIVTGYMAAALGPRMGVFVFGIVVIAIAVLMTALWVRETLDWAKAEGARHAAGQSTGPQPRYPKSIADTPTTWEVFTLMSWRDRRMAAFSQAGLVEKFVDALVWVFYPVFLYQQGLSLAAIGWVVGIYGFVWGGSQFATGKLSDHVGRLQPIVWGMWICGAGVALTLLGEGVVWWSFAAAVTGLGMALLYPNLSAAVADIAHPNWRGSAIGTYRFWRDLGYGIGALALGIVAHIGGSVTWGFWFVAIAMFLSGALVLLWGEETHPRLNPEKD comes from the coding sequence ATGAGCGAACCATTCAGAGCCGCGCAGGCCTATGAACACCTGACCCACGGGATTCGCGAGAACCTCGGGCAGTTTGGGCAGCAACTGATCCAGGTCTTCTTCGTGGGCCTGACGATCGGGATGATGCGCACCGTCATCCCGGCGCTGGCCGAGGACGAGTTCGGCGTGGCCGAGGGCTCGTTCATGCTGCTGACCGCGTTCGTCGTCGCGTTCGGCGTGGTCAAGGGCGTGCTCAATTTCGTTGCCGGGCGGCTGTCCGAACGCATGGGGCGCAAGACCGTTCTGATGCTCGGCTGGATGGCGGCCATCCCGATCCCGTTCATGATCCTCTACGCGCCATCCTGGAGCTGGATTGTGGCCGCGACCGTCCTGTTAGGCGTGAATCAGGGGCTCGCCTGGTCGATGACCCAGACCGCGAAGATGGACATCACCCGGGGCGACGAACGCGGCTTCACGATGGGCATGAACGAGTTCTCCGGCTATGTCGGGGTGGCCGTGGCCGGGATCGTGACCGGCTATATGGCCGCTGCCCTCGGGCCGCGCATGGGGGTGTTCGTGTTCGGCATAGTCGTGATCGCGATCGCGGTCCTGATGACTGCACTGTGGGTGCGCGAGACCCTGGACTGGGCCAAGGCCGAGGGGGCCCGGCATGCGGCCGGGCAGTCCACCGGGCCACAACCGCGCTATCCCAAATCGATCGCCGATACGCCGACCACCTGGGAGGTGTTCACGCTGATGTCCTGGCGTGACCGGCGCATGGCCGCGTTCAGCCAGGCGGGCCTGGTGGAGAAGTTCGTCGATGCCCTGGTCTGGGTGTTCTATCCGGTGTTCCTGTATCAGCAGGGGCTGAGCCTGGCCGCGATCGGCTGGGTCGTGGGGATCTACGGCTTTGTCTGGGGTGGCTCGCAGTTCGCCACTGGCAAGCTCTCCGACCATGTGGGGCGGTTGCAGCCCATCGTTTGGGGTATGTGGATCTGCGGTGCGGGCGTGGCCCTGACGCTGCTCGGCGAGGGGGTCGTCTGGTGGTCGTTCGCGGCGGCCGTAACCGGCCTTGGGATGGCGCTTCTGTATCCCAACCTGAGCGCGGCGGTCGCCGATATTGCCCATCCGAACTGGCGCGGCTCGGCGATCGGTACTTACCGCTTCTGGCGGGACCTGGGCTATGGCATCGGTGCACTGGCCCTGGGGATCGTTGCCCACATCGGGGGTTCGGTCACCTGGGGCTTCTGGTTCGTGGCCATCGCCATGTTCCTGTCCGGTGCGCTGGTACTGCTGTGGGGGGAGGAGACCCACCCGCGGCTGAATCCCGAGAAGGATTAG
- a CDS encoding Crp/Fnr family transcriptional regulator produces the protein MSKELLTEFLSKHPISASLTPAEVEVLLEYLEVVETHHKQVIADIGEVGESLFFVVSGTAALYHDDGSQEIEVGRMQTGELAGSMSFFDRVPRGVRMRALSDKTRLLRLSRSMYDRLRVENPYIAVNLLEFAIISLDHLIRRVSEDVATYAHYLYSPGKK, from the coding sequence ATGTCCAAGGAACTGCTGACCGAATTCCTCTCCAAGCACCCGATCTCCGCGTCCCTGACGCCTGCGGAGGTGGAAGTCCTGCTCGAATACCTGGAGGTGGTGGAGACCCACCACAAGCAGGTGATCGCGGATATCGGCGAGGTGGGCGAGTCGCTGTTTTTCGTGGTGAGCGGGACGGCCGCGTTGTATCACGACGACGGCAGCCAGGAGATCGAGGTGGGCCGCATGCAAACCGGCGAGCTGGCCGGGTCGATGTCGTTCTTTGACCGGGTGCCGCGCGGCGTGCGCATGCGTGCGCTGAGCGACAAGACGCGGCTGCTGCGCCTGTCGCGCTCGATGTACGACCGCCTGCGTGTGGAGAACCCGTATATCGCGGTGAACCTGCTGGAGTTCGCGATCATCAGCCTGGATCACCTGATCCGCCGTGTCTCGGAGGACGTGGCGACCTACGCCCACTACCTCTACTCCCCGGGCAAGAAGTAA
- the mnhG gene encoding monovalent cation/H(+) antiporter subunit G, with the protein MIELLTALFLVSGAAFMVVAALGLVRMPDLPMRLHATTKAGVLGAGLMMVGVAVYFGDGGVTTRAVAVIGFLLLTAPVAAHAIGRAGYFVGVPLWEHTRSDELKGRYDNKTHTLASPPEMNESSSDDEPRR; encoded by the coding sequence ATGATTGAGCTACTGACGGCGCTGTTCCTGGTGTCCGGGGCCGCTTTCATGGTGGTGGCCGCGCTGGGGCTTGTCCGCATGCCGGATTTGCCGATGCGCCTGCACGCCACCACCAAGGCGGGTGTGCTTGGGGCCGGCCTGATGATGGTGGGGGTCGCCGTCTATTTCGGCGACGGGGGCGTGACCACCCGCGCCGTGGCAGTGATTGGTTTTCTGCTGCTGACGGCCCCGGTGGCCGCGCATGCGATCGGCCGTGCAGGGTATTTTGTCGGGGTGCCGTTGTGGGAACACACACGCTCCGACGAACTCAAGGGTCGCTACGACAACAAGACCCACACCCTTGCCTCGCCCCCGGAGATGAACGAGTCTTCCTCGGACGACGAACCCCGACGCTAA
- a CDS encoding metalloregulator ArsR/SmtB family transcription factor gives MADRELKDLLYDQVARIGKAASSPKRLELIEILVQGEKSVDQLAADAQISVKLASAHLKDLRQACLVESRRDGRRIFYRLADPRVADFWVVLRELAESRLLELQGAVRDMAASAGDMVPLGGQELLEQARKGELIVLDVRPDTEYATAHLPHARSIPLRELKQRLDELAPDVPVVAYCRGPYCLMARDAVAILGEHGFRAVRLDDGVAEWRHQGLPLEQGPVDR, from the coding sequence ATGGCTGATCGCGAACTGAAAGATTTGCTCTATGACCAGGTCGCCCGGATCGGCAAGGCGGCGTCCAGCCCGAAGCGGCTGGAACTGATCGAGATCCTGGTGCAGGGGGAGAAGAGCGTCGATCAGCTCGCGGCGGATGCCCAGATCAGCGTCAAGCTGGCCAGTGCCCACCTGAAGGACCTCCGCCAGGCCTGCCTGGTGGAGTCCCGGCGCGATGGACGGCGTATCTTCTACCGGCTGGCAGACCCACGTGTGGCCGATTTCTGGGTCGTGCTGCGCGAGCTGGCCGAGAGCCGCTTGCTGGAGTTGCAGGGCGCTGTGCGCGACATGGCGGCCAGTGCCGGCGACATGGTGCCGCTAGGTGGCCAGGAGTTGCTGGAGCAGGCACGCAAGGGTGAGTTGATCGTGCTGGACGTTCGTCCGGACACCGAGTACGCCACTGCGCACCTGCCGCACGCCCGGTCCATTCCTTTGCGCGAGCTAAAGCAGCGCCTGGACGAGTTGGCGCCGGATGTCCCGGTCGTTGCCTACTGCCGGGGCCCGTACTGTCTGATGGCGCGCGACGCCGTCGCGATCCTGGGTGAGCATGGCTTCCGCGCCGTCCGTCTGGATGACGGTGTGGCCGAGTGGCGCCACCAGGGGCTCCCTCTGGAGCAAGGCCCCGTCGATCGTTAG